One window from the genome of Jiangella alba encodes:
- a CDS encoding (2Fe-2S)-binding protein codes for MTEFEFDGRDIAFTDGQTVGAALIAAGVRSWRTTRREGRPRGLFCGIGVCFDCLVTIDDVPNQRACLAPAAADAIVRSQEGDGRGHLAV; via the coding sequence GTGACCGAGTTCGAGTTCGACGGGCGCGACATCGCGTTCACCGACGGGCAGACCGTCGGCGCGGCGCTGATCGCGGCCGGGGTGCGGTCCTGGCGCACGACCCGGCGCGAGGGCCGACCGCGCGGCCTGTTCTGCGGCATCGGCGTCTGCTTCGACTGCCTGGTGACCATCGACGACGTCCCCAACCAGCGGGCCTGCCTGGCGCCGGCCGCCGCGGACGCGATCGTCCGCAGCCAGGAGGGAGACGGCCGTGGCCACCTCGCCGTATGA
- a CDS encoding NAD(P)/FAD-dependent oxidoreductase, translating into MATSPYDVAVVGAGPAGLAAAAAALAGGARVALIDAGRQPGGQYWRHRPGDLGAVADLHHDLGTFRGLVAGASGAVRHFGHHVWTVSGSAADGFAVRSLAGDAEHEVAARSLVLAPGAYDRQVPFRSWDLPGVYTAGGAQALLKGNEVLVGRRVVVGGTGPFLLPVAAGLAARGARVVGVYEANGPAGWARHTGAVLPVAAKLTEGAGYAAALARRRVPFHARRAVVAAHGADAVEAVTVAKLDREWRVVPGSERVVECDAVAVGWGFTPQLELPLALGVATRVDADGSLVVEVDEHQRTSVPGVYVAGEACGVGGAPLAVVEGEIAGTAAVAAATGSGVSAVPSRLRRRRRALRRFAAAMHAVHPVRDGWQSWLGDDTLVCRCEEVTAGEVRAAVDDLGATDPRTAKLLSRAGMGWCQGRVCGYATTCLTASASGSASVSALDLQGVSERPIAVPISLDRLGGV; encoded by the coding sequence GTGGCCACCTCGCCGTATGACGTCGCCGTCGTGGGCGCCGGCCCGGCCGGGCTGGCCGCCGCCGCGGCGGCGCTCGCGGGCGGGGCCCGCGTCGCCCTGATCGACGCGGGGCGGCAGCCCGGCGGCCAGTACTGGCGGCACCGGCCGGGCGACCTGGGTGCGGTCGCCGACCTCCACCACGACCTCGGCACGTTCCGCGGCCTGGTCGCCGGGGCGTCCGGCGCCGTCCGCCACTTCGGCCACCACGTGTGGACGGTGTCCGGCTCGGCCGCCGACGGGTTCGCCGTCCGGTCGCTGGCCGGCGACGCCGAGCACGAGGTGGCCGCCAGGAGCCTGGTACTCGCCCCCGGCGCGTACGACCGGCAGGTCCCGTTCCGCAGCTGGGACCTGCCGGGCGTGTACACCGCCGGGGGCGCCCAGGCTCTGCTCAAGGGCAACGAGGTGCTCGTCGGCCGGCGCGTCGTCGTCGGCGGCACCGGGCCGTTCCTGCTGCCGGTGGCGGCCGGGCTGGCCGCCCGCGGTGCGCGGGTGGTCGGCGTGTACGAGGCCAACGGCCCGGCCGGCTGGGCCCGGCACACCGGCGCGGTGCTGCCGGTCGCGGCCAAGCTGACGGAGGGCGCGGGGTACGCCGCCGCGCTGGCCCGGCGCCGGGTGCCGTTCCACGCCCGCCGGGCCGTCGTCGCGGCGCACGGTGCCGACGCCGTCGAGGCCGTCACCGTCGCGAAGCTGGACCGCGAGTGGCGCGTCGTGCCCGGCTCGGAACGGGTCGTCGAGTGCGACGCCGTCGCGGTCGGCTGGGGGTTCACGCCGCAGTTGGAGCTGCCGCTCGCGCTGGGCGTCGCCACCCGCGTCGACGCCGACGGCTCGCTCGTCGTCGAGGTCGACGAGCACCAGCGGACGTCGGTGCCCGGCGTCTACGTCGCCGGCGAGGCCTGCGGCGTCGGCGGGGCGCCGCTGGCCGTCGTCGAGGGCGAGATCGCCGGGACGGCGGCCGTCGCGGCCGCGACCGGGTCCGGCGTGTCCGCGGTGCCGTCCCGGCTGCGCCGCCGGCGGCGGGCGCTGCGCCGGTTCGCCGCCGCCATGCACGCCGTCCACCCGGTGCGCGACGGCTGGCAGAGCTGGCTCGGCGACGACACGCTGGTCTGCCGGTGCGAGGAGGTGACCGCCGGCGAGGTGCGCGCCGCGGTCGACGACCTCGGCGCGACCGATCCACGGACCGCGAAACTGCTGAGCCGAGCCGGCATGGGATGGTGTCAGGGACGGGTGTGTGGGTACGCCACCACCTGCCTCACCGCGTCGGCCTCGGGATCAGCCTCCGTGTCGGCGCTCGACCTACAGGGGGTGAGCGAACGGCCGATCGCCGTTCCGATCTCGCTCGACCGGCTCGGGGGCGTCTGA